The genomic interval CTCACGGAGGCCGAACCTCAGCCGGTTGCCCATCAGCCTCCCGCTGCCTAGGTGGTCCCCGAAGGAGAAGCCCCCCGGGACCGCCATGATGTCGTAGTCGGAGAGGGTCATCTCGCCACTGACCAGCCTGTTCACGTGAATCCTGTCTGCTGAGGCTCCGGCCATCTCGAAGACGGCCATCGTCTCGGTCTCGCAGTTGATCCCGAAGCCGGAGAGCACGGCGACCCTGGGTTTGCCGCTCATCGCCCCGCACCCCCATCCAAGGATCCCTTCCAGGAGGACCTGAGTTCGCTCATGGAGGCGAGCAGTATCTCGTTCCCCCCGTTCGTGATTGTGATGGAGTCGCCCTCGGTGACTCTGCCTAGGTGGTGGCAGGCGTGTCCCTCCATCGAGCCCTCGAACGCCTCACGGTCGCTGGGCCTCACGCTGACGAGTATCCTGCCGAGGCTCTCGCCGAACAGGGCCCCCCACTTGTCGAGGCTCTCGCAGTCGGCCCAGAGCCCCTCTACGTCCACCGATGCCCCGGAGTCAGCCCCGAAGCAGCACTCGGCGAGTGCGGTAGCAAGGCCGCCGTCGCTGCAGTCGTGCGCGCTGGCCACCAGGCCCTCGCCCATTGCTGCTGTCAGTGACCTGTACATCGAGAGGTTCCTAGGCGCGTCTATCTCGGGTATCGCCCCTCCGATCCCTCCATGACCATCGTCCCTAAGCATGAAGGCGAGCTCACTCGCGCCGAGCTCCTGGTGGGTCTCGCCCACGAGGAATATCTCGTCA from Actinomycetes bacterium carries:
- a CDS encoding phosphoribosylformylglycinamidine synthase subunit PurQ; translation: MSGKPRVAVLSGFGINCETETMAVFEMAGASADRIHVNRLVSGEMTLSDYDIMAVPGGFSFGDHLGSGRLMGNRLRFGLREQVREFVAAGKPVIGICNGFQVLVKMGLLPGDDEVSLTQTASLALNDSGQYENRWATLEFDPN